Proteins found in one Amycolatopsis aidingensis genomic segment:
- a CDS encoding phosphopantetheine-binding protein, whose product MNAPALSADRIRADVAGLLGCEPAEIDANENLFDRGLDSVRVMSLVERWRAEGATGLEFPDLAERPELAHWTEIVAGGAGR is encoded by the coding sequence ATGAACGCACCCGCACTGTCCGCGGACCGGATCCGGGCCGATGTCGCCGGCCTGCTCGGCTGCGAGCCCGCCGAGATCGACGCGAACGAGAACCTTTTCGACCGGGGCCTCGACTCGGTCCGGGTGATGTCCCTTGTGGAGCGCTGGCGGGCGGAGGGGGCCACCGGCCTGGAGTTCCCCGACCTGGCCGAGCGGCCGGAACTGGCACACTGGACCGAGATCGTCGCCGGTGGTGCGGGCAGGTGA
- a CDS encoding siderophore-interacting protein: MSRADQRDRHLERIAEVRAGTRAEKVPYPIRIRRTEVLRTRMVGAGLLRVTLGGPGVAGFEAHSPDEHVKLIFPDADGTLRLPEPNGSMLRWPRPSPTTREYTVRRYDPAAGELDIDVALHPGGLGSDWAQAARPGEVVHVAGPPGGLIVPHGYDRYLLAGDITALPAIARWLEELPRTAAGWAFIEVADATEEIELSAPEDVEVRWLHRGVVPPGGGDLLERAVRAVTVPEGERVYVWLAGEAGALKPLRRWIRDELRLGKGDYDVTGYWKRGVADFDEEHEDGHEDGHSHGH; the protein is encoded by the coding sequence GTGAGCCGCGCCGACCAGCGCGACCGGCACCTGGAGCGGATCGCCGAGGTGCGGGCGGGCACCAGGGCGGAGAAGGTGCCCTACCCGATCCGGATCCGGCGCACCGAGGTGCTGCGCACCCGGATGGTCGGGGCGGGCCTGCTGCGGGTGACCCTTGGCGGACCCGGGGTCGCCGGGTTCGAGGCCCACTCGCCGGACGAGCACGTCAAGCTGATCTTCCCGGACGCGGATGGGACGCTGCGCCTGCCCGAGCCGAACGGGTCGATGCTGCGCTGGCCACGGCCCTCGCCCACCACCAGGGAGTACACGGTGCGCCGCTACGATCCGGCGGCCGGTGAGCTCGATATCGACGTCGCACTGCACCCCGGCGGGCTCGGCTCCGACTGGGCACAGGCGGCCCGGCCGGGCGAGGTGGTGCATGTCGCGGGTCCGCCCGGCGGGCTGATCGTTCCGCATGGCTACGACCGTTACCTGCTCGCCGGGGACATCACGGCGCTGCCCGCCATCGCCCGCTGGCTGGAGGAACTGCCCCGCACGGCCGCGGGCTGGGCGTTCATCGAGGTCGCCGACGCCACCGAGGAGATCGAGCTGTCCGCGCCGGAGGACGTCGAGGTGCGCTGGCTGCACCGTGGCGTGGTGCCGCCGGGCGGCGGCGACCTGCTGGAGCGTGCCGTCCGCGCGGTGACCGTGCCCGAAGGGGAGCGGGTGTACGTGTGGCTCGCCGGGGAGGCGGGCGCACTGAAGCCGTTGCGCCGCTGGATCCGGGATGAGCTGCGGCTCGGCAAGGGCGACTACGACGTCACCGGCTACTGGAAGCGGGGGGTCGCGGACTTCGACGAGGAGCATGAGGACGGACATGAGGACGGACACAGCCACGGGCACTGA